A section of the Macadamia integrifolia cultivar HAES 741 chromosome 9, SCU_Mint_v3, whole genome shotgun sequence genome encodes:
- the LOC122088210 gene encoding B3 domain-containing protein Os01g0234100-like isoform X2 — MRQQLPKGSGKEEKKNIKKTSVGLAAMEDQNKVTLAKFHKNQQETPPPRITRRKRKRNPKMLPVRKRGSTPPPPPSSPDHMQRNLKRKRNEKEERNPKVFRVRKRASAPPPPRSSSYHKQVLPYKAAKNQSFVSVSDAANSHSMKQAMEVQMNLAPEMPSFVKFMRQTHVTKCFWLSLPVDFGKNLPREDCSITLVDESGEAYETKYLARKVALSAGWRGFSIAHNLVEGDSVVFELIEATKFKVYILRENGLAKFSEVAGDLPLAKENLAGRKNCNADKRDKRHSTSRSLSNRQEKNQNVTPPGSTSNPGPPTGEQFEIDSEVVGSEDLEGTRLVTATMEFKDVKSFEDFTIIGNGLIIDSELSEHVRAKYYELCCSQKAFLHDLLPQGFNWKLISGIIIETVNVADYIRSCNLSTSENDFANWDKCLDAFERLGMNVGFLRAHLQQLVSLAFESEWAMESKMYSEAVFKRDCLVEEIRNLKLKLMESKKACASYDKEVKTLKLKAKEHEVKFQAEVNAPW; from the exons ATGCGGCAACAGCTTCCAAAAGGCTCTG ggaaagaggagaagaagaatataaagaAAACCAGTGTGGGTCTAGCCGCAATGGAGGATCAAAATAAAGTGACTCTGGCCAAGTTCCATAAAAATCAGCAAGAAACCCCTCCTCCA CGCATTACAAGGCGAAAGCGGAAGAGAAATCCAAAGATGCTTCCGGTCAGGAAAAGAGGTTCTactcctccacctccaccttctTCTCCTGATCATATGCAG CGCAATCTTAAGCGGAAGCGGAAtgaaaaggaggagagaaatcCAAAGGTGTTTCGGGTTAGGAAAAGGGCTTCTGCTCCTCCACCTCCACGTTCTTCTTCTTATCATAAGCAG GTACTTCCTTATAAGGCCGCGAAGAATCAAAGTTTTGTGAGTGTTTCTGATGCAGCTAACTCGCATTCTATGAAGCAAGCTATGGAAGTTCAAATGAATTTAGCACCAGAAATGCCTAGTTTTGTGAAATTTATGCGTCAGACCCATGTCACTAAGTGTTTTTGGCTG TCCCTTCCTGTTGATTTCGGCAAGAACTTACCAAGAGAAGATTGTAGCATTACATTGGTAGATGAAAGTGGTGAAGCATACGAAACCAAGTACCTTGCTCGAAAGGTAGCACTGAGTGCTGGATGGAGGGGATTCTCTATTGCACACAATTTGGTTGAAGGAGATTCAGTGGTGTTCGAACTTATTGAGGCTACTAAATTCAAG GTGTAcattttaagggaaaatggtTTGGCTAAGTTTTCTGAAGTTGCTGGAGATCTTCCACTTGCAAAGGAAAATCTTGCTG gaAGAAAAAACTGTAATGCAGATAAGAGAGATAAAAGGCATTCAACATCTCGTTCTTTATCCAATCGTcaagagaaaaatcagaatgTTACCCCTCCAGGATCGACTTCTAACCCTGGACCACCAACTGGAGAACAGTTTGAAATTGACAGTGAAGTTGTTGGCTCTGAAGATTTGGAAGGCACCAGGTTGGTAACAGCAACCATGGAATTTAAAGATGTGAAAAGCTTTGAGGATTTCACCATTATAGGGAATGGTTTGATTATAGATTCTGAACTTTCTGAACATGTTCGAGCCAAGTATTATGAGCTTTGTTGTAGTCAGAAGGCTTTCCTTCACGACCTTCTTCCCCAAGGCTTCAATTGGAAGTTGATTAGTGGAATAATTATCGAGACTGTGAATGTGGCCGACTACATACGATCTTGCAACCTTAGTACCTCTGAAAATGACTTCGCAAATTGGGACAAGTGTTTAGATGCCTTTGAACGCCTAGGCATGAATGTTGGCTTTTTACGCGCTCATCTGCAACAACTTGTGAGCCTCGCATTTGAGTCAGAATGGGCAATGGAGTCAAAGATGTACAGTGAAGCTGTGTTCAAAAGAGATTGTTTGGTAGAGGAGATAAGAAACCTCAAATTGAAGCTTATGGAATCAAAAAAGGCTTGTGCAAGCTATGACAAAGAAGTTAAGACTCTGAAGTTGAAGGCTAAGGAACATGAGGTGAAATTTCAAGCAGAGGTCAATGCTCCATGGTGA
- the LOC122088210 gene encoding B3 domain-containing protein Os01g0234100-like isoform X1 yields MGKWVEHRGSFSSPWFVFEKCQNLFAGKEEKKNIKKTSVGLAAMEDQNKVTLAKFHKNQQETPPPRITRRKRKRNPKMLPVRKRGSTPPPPPSSPDHMQRNLKRKRNEKEERNPKVFRVRKRASAPPPPRSSSYHKQVLPYKAAKNQSFVSVSDAANSHSMKQAMEVQMNLAPEMPSFVKFMRQTHVTKCFWLSLPVDFGKNLPREDCSITLVDESGEAYETKYLARKVALSAGWRGFSIAHNLVEGDSVVFELIEATKFKVYILRENGLAKFSEVAGDLPLAKENLAGRKNCNADKRDKRHSTSRSLSNRQEKNQNVTPPGSTSNPGPPTGEQFEIDSEVVGSEDLEGTRLVTATMEFKDVKSFEDFTIIGNGLIIDSELSEHVRAKYYELCCSQKAFLHDLLPQGFNWKLISGIIIETVNVADYIRSCNLSTSENDFANWDKCLDAFERLGMNVGFLRAHLQQLVSLAFESEWAMESKMYSEAVFKRDCLVEEIRNLKLKLMESKKACASYDKEVKTLKLKAKEHEVKFQAEVNAPW; encoded by the exons ATGGGGAAGTGGGTTGAACACAGAGGCTCGTTTTCATCTCCTTGGTTTGTATTTGAAAAATGTCAAAACTTGTTTGCagggaaagaggagaagaagaatataaagaAAACCAGTGTGGGTCTAGCCGCAATGGAGGATCAAAATAAAGTGACTCTGGCCAAGTTCCATAAAAATCAGCAAGAAACCCCTCCTCCA CGCATTACAAGGCGAAAGCGGAAGAGAAATCCAAAGATGCTTCCGGTCAGGAAAAGAGGTTCTactcctccacctccaccttctTCTCCTGATCATATGCAG CGCAATCTTAAGCGGAAGCGGAAtgaaaaggaggagagaaatcCAAAGGTGTTTCGGGTTAGGAAAAGGGCTTCTGCTCCTCCACCTCCACGTTCTTCTTCTTATCATAAGCAG GTACTTCCTTATAAGGCCGCGAAGAATCAAAGTTTTGTGAGTGTTTCTGATGCAGCTAACTCGCATTCTATGAAGCAAGCTATGGAAGTTCAAATGAATTTAGCACCAGAAATGCCTAGTTTTGTGAAATTTATGCGTCAGACCCATGTCACTAAGTGTTTTTGGCTG TCCCTTCCTGTTGATTTCGGCAAGAACTTACCAAGAGAAGATTGTAGCATTACATTGGTAGATGAAAGTGGTGAAGCATACGAAACCAAGTACCTTGCTCGAAAGGTAGCACTGAGTGCTGGATGGAGGGGATTCTCTATTGCACACAATTTGGTTGAAGGAGATTCAGTGGTGTTCGAACTTATTGAGGCTACTAAATTCAAG GTGTAcattttaagggaaaatggtTTGGCTAAGTTTTCTGAAGTTGCTGGAGATCTTCCACTTGCAAAGGAAAATCTTGCTG gaAGAAAAAACTGTAATGCAGATAAGAGAGATAAAAGGCATTCAACATCTCGTTCTTTATCCAATCGTcaagagaaaaatcagaatgTTACCCCTCCAGGATCGACTTCTAACCCTGGACCACCAACTGGAGAACAGTTTGAAATTGACAGTGAAGTTGTTGGCTCTGAAGATTTGGAAGGCACCAGGTTGGTAACAGCAACCATGGAATTTAAAGATGTGAAAAGCTTTGAGGATTTCACCATTATAGGGAATGGTTTGATTATAGATTCTGAACTTTCTGAACATGTTCGAGCCAAGTATTATGAGCTTTGTTGTAGTCAGAAGGCTTTCCTTCACGACCTTCTTCCCCAAGGCTTCAATTGGAAGTTGATTAGTGGAATAATTATCGAGACTGTGAATGTGGCCGACTACATACGATCTTGCAACCTTAGTACCTCTGAAAATGACTTCGCAAATTGGGACAAGTGTTTAGATGCCTTTGAACGCCTAGGCATGAATGTTGGCTTTTTACGCGCTCATCTGCAACAACTTGTGAGCCTCGCATTTGAGTCAGAATGGGCAATGGAGTCAAAGATGTACAGTGAAGCTGTGTTCAAAAGAGATTGTTTGGTAGAGGAGATAAGAAACCTCAAATTGAAGCTTATGGAATCAAAAAAGGCTTGTGCAAGCTATGACAAAGAAGTTAAGACTCTGAAGTTGAAGGCTAAGGAACATGAGGTGAAATTTCAAGCAGAGGTCAATGCTCCATGGTGA
- the LOC122088210 gene encoding B3 domain-containing protein Os01g0234100-like isoform X3, which produces MGKWVEHRGSFSSPWFVFEKCQNLFAGKEEKKNIKKTSVGLAAMEDQNKVTLAKFHKNQQETPPPRITRRKRKRNPKMLPVRKRGSTPPPPPSSPDHMQRNLKRKRNEKEERNPKVFRVRKRASAPPPPRSSSYHKQVLPYKAAKNQSFVSVSDAANSHSMKQAMEVQMNLAPEMPSFVKFMRQTHVTKCFWLSLPVDFGKNLPREDCSITLVDESGEAYETKYLARKVALSAGWRGFSIAHNLVEGDSVVFELIEATKFKVYILRENGLAKFSEVAGDLPLAKENLAGRKNCNADKRDKRHSTSRSLSNRQEKNQNVTPPGSTSNPGPPTGEQFEIDSEVVGSEDLEGTSQKAFLHDLLPQGFNWKLISGIIIETVNVADYIRSCNLSTSENDFANWDKCLDAFERLGMNVGFLRAHLQQLVSLAFESEWAMESKMYSEAVFKRDCLVEEIRNLKLKLMESKKACASYDKEVKTLKLKAKEHEVKFQAEVNAPW; this is translated from the exons ATGGGGAAGTGGGTTGAACACAGAGGCTCGTTTTCATCTCCTTGGTTTGTATTTGAAAAATGTCAAAACTTGTTTGCagggaaagaggagaagaagaatataaagaAAACCAGTGTGGGTCTAGCCGCAATGGAGGATCAAAATAAAGTGACTCTGGCCAAGTTCCATAAAAATCAGCAAGAAACCCCTCCTCCA CGCATTACAAGGCGAAAGCGGAAGAGAAATCCAAAGATGCTTCCGGTCAGGAAAAGAGGTTCTactcctccacctccaccttctTCTCCTGATCATATGCAG CGCAATCTTAAGCGGAAGCGGAAtgaaaaggaggagagaaatcCAAAGGTGTTTCGGGTTAGGAAAAGGGCTTCTGCTCCTCCACCTCCACGTTCTTCTTCTTATCATAAGCAG GTACTTCCTTATAAGGCCGCGAAGAATCAAAGTTTTGTGAGTGTTTCTGATGCAGCTAACTCGCATTCTATGAAGCAAGCTATGGAAGTTCAAATGAATTTAGCACCAGAAATGCCTAGTTTTGTGAAATTTATGCGTCAGACCCATGTCACTAAGTGTTTTTGGCTG TCCCTTCCTGTTGATTTCGGCAAGAACTTACCAAGAGAAGATTGTAGCATTACATTGGTAGATGAAAGTGGTGAAGCATACGAAACCAAGTACCTTGCTCGAAAGGTAGCACTGAGTGCTGGATGGAGGGGATTCTCTATTGCACACAATTTGGTTGAAGGAGATTCAGTGGTGTTCGAACTTATTGAGGCTACTAAATTCAAG GTGTAcattttaagggaaaatggtTTGGCTAAGTTTTCTGAAGTTGCTGGAGATCTTCCACTTGCAAAGGAAAATCTTGCTG gaAGAAAAAACTGTAATGCAGATAAGAGAGATAAAAGGCATTCAACATCTCGTTCTTTATCCAATCGTcaagagaaaaatcagaatgTTACCCCTCCAGGATCGACTTCTAACCCTGGACCACCAACTGGAGAACAGTTTGAAATTGACAGTGAAGTTGTTGGCTCTGAAGATTTGGAAGGCACCAG TCAGAAGGCTTTCCTTCACGACCTTCTTCCCCAAGGCTTCAATTGGAAGTTGATTAGTGGAATAATTATCGAGACTGTGAATGTGGCCGACTACATACGATCTTGCAACCTTAGTACCTCTGAAAATGACTTCGCAAATTGGGACAAGTGTTTAGATGCCTTTGAACGCCTAGGCATGAATGTTGGCTTTTTACGCGCTCATCTGCAACAACTTGTGAGCCTCGCATTTGAGTCAGAATGGGCAATGGAGTCAAAGATGTACAGTGAAGCTGTGTTCAAAAGAGATTGTTTGGTAGAGGAGATAAGAAACCTCAAATTGAAGCTTATGGAATCAAAAAAGGCTTGTGCAAGCTATGACAAAGAAGTTAAGACTCTGAAGTTGAAGGCTAAGGAACATGAGGTGAAATTTCAAGCAGAGGTCAATGCTCCATGGTGA